A genome region from Alkalimarinus coralli includes the following:
- the livG gene encoding high-affinity branched-chain amino acid ABC transporter ATP-binding protein LivG codes for MADLMLNVKDLSMRFGGLLAVDGVSLDVKEREIISVIGPNGAGKTTVFNCISGFYTPTGGNISYKGQEIHTLADYKISRLGMVRTFQHVRLFSQMTVIENLLVAQHRHVNTNLFSGLFKTPSYRKKEQESIDRAVYWLKKVNLLDFANREAGNLAYGQQRRLEIARCMVTEPGLLMLDEPAAGLNPKETKELDELIVSLKEDYNVSILLIEHDMNLVMGISDRIFVINQGRPLASGTPDEIRANPDVIKAYLGEV; via the coding sequence ATGGCTGATTTGATGTTAAACGTTAAAGACTTATCCATGCGCTTTGGCGGGCTATTGGCCGTTGATGGCGTATCGCTTGATGTAAAAGAGCGGGAAATTATCTCGGTTATTGGCCCGAACGGCGCAGGAAAAACAACCGTTTTTAACTGCATTAGCGGTTTCTACACGCCCACTGGTGGAAATATCAGCTACAAAGGGCAAGAGATCCACACGCTTGCAGATTACAAAATAAGCCGACTGGGAATGGTAAGAACATTTCAGCACGTGCGGCTATTTAGTCAAATGACGGTTATCGAAAACCTGCTGGTCGCTCAGCACCGGCATGTGAATACCAATTTGTTCTCAGGGCTGTTTAAAACCCCTTCTTATCGCAAGAAAGAGCAAGAGTCGATAGACAGAGCGGTCTACTGGCTTAAGAAAGTAAACCTGCTGGACTTTGCCAACAGGGAAGCTGGGAACCTGGCTTATGGCCAGCAGCGAAGACTTGAAATAGCGCGCTGCATGGTTACTGAACCTGGTTTGTTGATGCTTGATGAGCCAGCAGCAGGCCTTAACCCTAAAGAAACCAAAGAGCTTGATGAGTTAATTGTCAGCCTTAAAGAAGATTACAATGTTTCGATTTTGCTCATTGAACATGACATGAACCTTGTTATGGGCATTTCTGATCGAATATTCGTAATAAATCAAGGTCGACCCCTTGCATCTGGCACACCTGACGAAATCAGAGCAAACCCAGACGTTATCAAAGCTTACTTGGGAGAGGTATAA
- a CDS encoding ABC transporter ATP-binding protein, translating to MLKLQNVHTHYGKIEALKGVSLEVNEGEIVSLIGANGAGKSTLLMTVCGDPRASSGQIFFEGKDITHTNTAEIMRSGLAIVPEGRRVFSGLTVLENLHMGGFFTNKRDFDATLEHVFKLFPRLRERQNQRSGTMSGGEQQMLAIGRALMTKPRMIFLDEPSLGLAPIIINQIFEIIEQLRDEGMTVFLVEQNANQALRLADRGYVLENGEVVLQDTGDNLLINEDVRKAYLGG from the coding sequence ATGCTGAAGTTACAAAACGTTCATACCCATTACGGTAAGATTGAAGCGTTAAAGGGCGTATCACTGGAGGTTAATGAAGGCGAAATCGTCTCTTTGATCGGTGCAAACGGTGCCGGGAAATCAACACTACTGATGACCGTATGTGGTGACCCAAGAGCGAGCTCGGGGCAGATTTTCTTTGAAGGAAAAGACATTACACATACCAACACCGCAGAGATAATGCGAAGCGGTTTGGCGATTGTTCCCGAGGGACGACGCGTGTTTTCAGGCCTAACCGTCCTTGAGAACCTTCATATGGGTGGTTTCTTTACCAACAAGCGCGACTTTGACGCCACACTAGAGCATGTTTTTAAGCTATTTCCGCGGCTACGAGAGCGCCAGAATCAGCGCAGTGGAACTATGTCAGGAGGGGAGCAGCAAATGCTGGCGATTGGTCGAGCATTGATGACCAAACCCCGCATGATCTTTCTGGATGAACCTTCATTAGGTTTGGCACCTATCATCATTAATCAGATATTCGAAATTATCGAGCAATTGAGAGATGAAGGCATGACCGTCTTTTTGGTGGAGCAAAATGCAAACCAGGCCTTGCGTTTGGCCGACAGAGGTTATGTGCTTGAGAACGGTGAAGTCGTGCTCCAGGATACAGGCGACAACCTACTCATCAATGAAGATGTTCGTAAGGCCTATCTAGGCGGATAA
- a CDS encoding Lnb N-terminal periplasmic domain-containing protein produces the protein MYLLRLLISFLLFGWLPAINAFADTGLSGTGLSDTDSKNQIRSYAESAKMKAADLKLSEETTWRALLHYRQDSFSESGVSSYVDDSAFFFSPMGHYDAEQELQSTIDALFLPESLGNEHAQCRFVYRFQWITSKLNLDLDKMPVAQCTDYLEWRKQVNAHSVSLIFPATALNSPSSMFGHTLLRFDPKDVEGGSDWLSYALNFGANINNDDNSVSFAFRGLAGGYPGVYNMMRYFEKIKEYNRMENRDIWEYKLNYTPEEVDLILTHVWELKDINFDYYFFDENCAFRLLELLELVRPEVNLTERFKLDAIPTNTVRAVVEEGLVESTHFRPSELAELHARIDSLPKSIQRLGRALADDIEVMQSPEFMALSQEQQGEVVQIAYSYLRYVQLQTQRDEEMAKRSYQLLLALNKLSSKKVEVARPDAPETGHKTITAGISAGERNDDVFQQVNYRVTYHDLLDNEKGYLRGAQIILFNTELRHYNNDGLKLNRFDIVDITSLSKRNLFLKPLSWKVQVGYERLYSRGDEVGVLQLNGGAGHSYEITDDVEVFGFLTGRVEHNKQYNSILEPAIGAETGLLYYSPIGAQKLDVQGYQFLNDDYRVRASFSQNFNIAVDHAIRLSVAQEWHDDDDFYDVSIGYRYYF, from the coding sequence ATGTATCTGTTACGTTTGTTGATTTCCTTTTTGCTGTTTGGCTGGCTACCCGCTATAAATGCATTTGCTGATACAGGTCTTTCTGGCACTGGTCTTTCTGATACTGATAGTAAAAATCAAATAAGAAGTTATGCCGAGTCAGCCAAAATGAAGGCTGCTGATCTTAAGCTTTCAGAGGAAACAACATGGAGGGCGTTGCTGCACTATAGGCAAGACAGCTTTTCAGAATCGGGCGTAAGCAGTTATGTTGATGACTCTGCTTTCTTCTTCTCGCCTATGGGGCATTACGATGCGGAGCAAGAACTGCAAAGCACAATCGATGCGCTTTTCTTACCTGAAAGCCTGGGTAACGAGCACGCACAGTGCCGCTTTGTTTACCGTTTTCAGTGGATTACCAGCAAACTGAACCTTGACCTGGATAAAATGCCTGTTGCACAGTGCACTGACTACCTTGAATGGCGCAAGCAGGTAAACGCTCACTCTGTTTCACTGATATTCCCCGCTACAGCGCTTAATAGCCCATCGTCTATGTTTGGGCATACTTTACTGAGGTTTGACCCAAAGGATGTTGAGGGAGGGTCTGACTGGCTTTCGTACGCGCTTAATTTTGGTGCCAATATTAATAATGATGATAACTCTGTTTCATTTGCCTTCAGAGGGCTGGCGGGCGGTTATCCTGGTGTCTATAACATGATGCGTTACTTTGAGAAAATCAAAGAATACAACAGGATGGAAAACCGGGATATCTGGGAGTACAAACTTAATTACACGCCGGAAGAAGTTGACCTGATTCTCACTCATGTTTGGGAATTAAAAGATATAAATTTTGACTACTATTTCTTTGATGAAAACTGTGCATTCAGGCTCTTGGAGTTGCTTGAGCTGGTGCGTCCTGAAGTGAATCTCACTGAACGCTTTAAGCTCGATGCGATACCCACCAATACCGTTCGAGCGGTAGTGGAAGAGGGGTTGGTAGAGAGCACTCATTTTAGACCTTCTGAGCTTGCTGAGCTGCATGCGCGTATTGACTCCTTGCCCAAGTCTATTCAGCGGCTTGGTAGAGCATTGGCGGACGATATTGAGGTGATGCAGTCGCCTGAGTTCATGGCATTGAGTCAGGAGCAACAAGGCGAAGTAGTGCAAATTGCCTATAGCTATTTGCGTTATGTCCAGCTTCAAACCCAGCGTGACGAGGAGATGGCGAAAAGAAGTTATCAGCTACTGCTGGCGTTGAACAAGTTATCGTCAAAAAAGGTTGAAGTTGCCAGACCCGATGCGCCGGAAACCGGGCATAAGACCATTACCGCAGGTATTTCTGCTGGTGAGCGAAATGATGATGTATTTCAGCAGGTCAATTATCGTGTTACTTATCACGATTTGCTGGATAACGAAAAAGGCTATTTACGTGGCGCTCAGATCATTTTATTTAATACGGAATTACGGCACTACAATAATGATGGTTTAAAACTAAACCGTTTTGATATTGTTGATATTACGTCGTTGTCAAAGCGCAACCTATTTCTTAAACCGCTCTCGTGGAAGGTTCAGGTCGGCTATGAAAGGTTATATAGCCGGGGTGATGAGGTTGGAGTGCTGCAATTAAATGGCGGGGCAGGGCATAGTTATGAAATAACAGATGATGTTGAGGTATTTGGTTTTTTAACCGGAAGAGTTGAGCATAACAAGCAGTATAACTCTATTCTGGAGCCTGCTATTGGTGCTGAGACTGGTTTGCTGTATTACTCGCCAATAGGTGCGCAAAAGCTGGATGTGCAGGGCTATCAATTTCTCAATGATGACTACCGGGTAAGAGCTTCGTTTAGTCAGAACTTCAATATTGCGGTAGATCATGCCATAAGGCTGTCAGTCGCTCAGGAGTGGCATGACGATGACGATTTCTATGACGTTTCGATAGGTTATCGCTACTACTTCTAG